In Tachysurus vachellii isolate PV-2020 chromosome 24, HZAU_Pvac_v1, whole genome shotgun sequence, the sequence GTTGCTGCAGTAAGTTTAACTTTTTGTCTACATGTGTACACAGGGCTTTTGAGATGGAGTGCATCTAGTTGTTCCTTCAGAATCCCTTTGTAGTTTTTGACAGTTCCGGTCTCAAACCTGCAGTCAAACAGTCCTGACAAATGTTGTAGGGCAATCTTAGCTGCCTGCTGTTCTGCCTGTTTCTTCTTTGAAGAGCCATCTAAAGGATTTTCATACACCAAGGAACAGTGAAACATCAGAAAAGAGAGATTTAATGGGGTAATGACATTGTAGTTAATAACATAGACTAATTCTAAATTACCTTTgtcaaaaaatgtgaaatgaccAGTGAGCAGGAGTTTGCAGAAGAACTTATTGTCTTTGCAATCTGAGCATTCCAGTGGTGGTGGGAAATTATGTCTTTGAAAGTGCTCCAGCACTGCTCTTTTACCTGTTACATGGGGCAGAAGCAAGTCTTTTGACCAAGCCAAAGATTAAACATGGATAAATATTACAGTCacataagtattggcacccaccTTCAAGTGAATTCAGTCCCAACTGGCAGGCTAGTTTCTTGTAAGCTGATTCAGTGGCTTCCTCGtcttgaacacacacatcagacacaacCTCTTGGTTGTTGAGGGCCACAGTCACAGCACCGAAAAAGACTATGGCTGAAATGGAAACAGCAAAATCATAGGTTTCTTTCACCTTGCAAAAAGCTGTTTCTGTAATAGaacatttttactgtatatgtacagtaaactTCTGTATACCTGAAGAATTCACTTCAGTGGCTTCACCGGACATCTCTGGAGGACTGGAGTCCAGTGGTTCTGTCTCCTCATTGTCAACAGCACTGACTGTGTCGGCTTTAGGCAGATCCAAGACCACACTGTCACTGTTCATTGCTTGAAGGCTATCATTCTTGGTAATTATCTTTGTAGCAGATTCTACGgagtttaaaacaataattttaaTAACAAGCAAACTACTTTATTAAAAGAAGACCACTGTTGTTTTGAAACACATATTTTACAAGGTAATGTTaggttatattatatttatagcacATTGACATTAACTGAAGTCTCACAAATCTAGacgttatataaataaatttaaacttaCTTTCTGAATTGTCTTCATTAGGAGTGGCTCCCTCGACTTCTTCaccaatgtctttttttttatttgcaaaattaTACTCTGGTTGCGGCAGACCAAGAGCATCTAGACTTTCCTTCAGAAATCCTTTCCAGTTTTCACCAGCATTATCCAGAGACCTACGATTAAGAATCATTGACAAATTCTGCAGGGCCACTTTAGCTGCCTGCTGTTCTGCCTGTTTCTTCTTTGAGGAACCATCTAAAGGGGTTTTCATACACCGAGTATAGAGCATCAGTGAAATAGACCAAAGAGAGCTGTAAAATCCAGTCAAACATTGCCATGATGGCTAACTGTATAGATAGAAAGCTTCTGAATTACCTTTGTCGTAAAAGGTGAAACGCCCACTGATCTGTAGTTTGCAAAAGAACTTATCCTCTTGGTGAACTGGTAGTTCGAATGGGGTCGGGAAATTACACCTCTGAAAATGCTCCAGGACAGCTGTCCTAAAAGTATTGCCTGCTACATGAAGAAATGCAATACTAGATAAAGACCAAGCCTCTGAGTTAATCTGTTCAACTATTAAAGTCACGTAATTTTTGGCACCCACCATCAAGAGACCTCAGGCCAAACTGACAGGCTAGTTTCCTGTAAGCTGATTCAGTAGCTTCCTGCTCATGATCACAACCATCAGACACAACCTCTTGTTTTTTAAGATCCACAGTCACAATACCATAATATGTGTTGCCTGGAATGGTCagtttaaaaagtaaatttCCCATGTTTAATGTGAAACATAAAACTTAATACTATTTCTCTCTATCATTTCATCATGCACTAAGTTACAAGTTTATTATATGTACTTTCTTTTTTAGATACACCTAATAAGAAAAAGGCTAGGGAAAACACTTTACTTGTTGACGATGCTGTAGATGAGGATATTGATGATAAGGTTTCAACTGTCTCTTCTTTCCAATCAGGGTGGGATTTCATGTACTCCAGGGCTATCTTAGCAACCTCTTGGtgggagttttttttattttgacaaacCTGCAAACCTCTAAATGTACGCCCATTCACAGTCACAATACCCCTGTAACCTGAACAATAATTTGAATTAGAATGAAATACATTCAACAGAGAGTgtctattattatttgttataactgtgaaaatgtgcaacTGTAAATCTGCACTAAAGAgcaattataacatttattacaatatatataaattacaataGAAATAAAGGTTCAGTTACCACTAGCTTCACTTTCTTCCATAAATTCAGGTTCTGCCATGTTCCTTCTTCGAGCCTCTTCAAACACATGATTCTTATATTTATATGCATCTCCAGTGAACGTTGGGTCTGCAAATCACAATCAGTTtaaattctacagtatatataaaaatatataatatacaaagaCTTTACACCTTGAATTTACATGATATACCATTTCCTGCCTTTTcaaatttccaaaaaaatgacatttagacAAATGGATTTATCTTTAAAGGATAAAACAGTCTTGCTAGGCAAAATGACAAAGTGTACTAtttcatttgtctttctttagTCAATAATTGTTGGTCACATTACAAGCATTGTGATATTTAAACAGCATCATTATTATAGAGGCCAATTTAATCATGCAGAACGATGTTAGCTGGTGTGCTTATTAACAAAAAGTGCGAGTTGCTGTGATTTATGAGCAAACAAAGCtacaagaataaaacatttaaatcctATTAGAAATATCTGAAAACTCACTGCAGTTTCTATAGCTTTCAAGCAGATTcttgttggttttttttcctgatttttaaAGATATGTGGATTCTCAGTGAATCTCAGTGGCTTAGTTTTCTTCCCAACAGtgaatatatacattaaaatattaaataaaatacaacaattgCAATAtacatttgtcatttttattgaaaagtaaataaaattgtacttgTACTATGTACATCTTTTTTCCGGAAGAAAGATGAAGATGGACGATTGCTTAAGAGTGACCTGTCAAAGCTGTGGGGACATAAACCTTAATCCTTATCCAACTCTCaaaattcaactcaaaatttGTAGCCTAACATGAGCAAGTAAGAACATAAGCATGTAGATGGATTCGTCACTGCTTGCtcagtttgcttttttttgcttgcaAACAGCTTTGTGTGCTATTAAACCACAACAGCTTGTGCTCTCTATTAAAGATGGGGTGCACggtgtttgagaaatgcttcagaaaactgagtcgggccgactaacaaaacaaacgtgtagccaatgagcataaaggggcgtgtcttgtcaatatgcggcagagagagtgttcagtgcgcatgtctgacattagccaaaagcgattgaaacactgacatggcggataaaaacgaaaagcaaaaaaaggcttacgataaggcaaaaAGTAGGACCtttgttaatataggatcagctttccagcgctggagagaactgaacgtcttcggcgtgaaacggagctaaacttTTCACGGTACAAcgcacagtactacaaaaacacatttgtattaccatagtattactcatttattgataaaaatatcccctcggtcagctgccccagcaggttcccccatgagttgcctgggttatgtatgtgtgtggggggcggagctatcaaacaGGGgggacacccatttgggttaggggcgtgtttgttttggagatttcaaatgtcatcattggctttcaaacatcgcgcaccccacctttaataaacacacacactaacacttttCCTTATACTGCAACTGTCAGGGGCTGCTCGGACATTTCACCGTCTGACCACTAGGAGGCgttgtttacattttctattaacaggtgcatttgtttatgtgttttggtTTCCCTCAGGACTTCCTTGCCCCACCTGACATGTCGCTCTCTTCCCACCTTTTCccctcacctgtttcctgttagccttGATTAGTTCTCCAATATATAcacaattcaatttcatttcaatgCATTTGTTTAGCATGTTTaacagttgacattgtctcaaagcagctctacagaggcatacaaaacaaaataaaactttcatttaaagtttaaagttaagttactgtttatctttaacatttattcctaatgagcaggCCTGAGACAATGgtagcaaagaaaaactccctgagatgatatgaggaagaaaccttgagaggaaccagaaccaGAAGTGAGCCTCATCCTCAGATGAGTCTGTTCCAGGctctgtttctgtatgtgttatGTTTATTTGGTATTGTTTTAAGTATTTAAGTTGTTTTTGCCATAAACTGTCTATGCGCGTCTAAGCTGAATCTGTTTCTATTGTTTCATTCTATCTTCATTCATCTTTCACTCACCAGGTGAAAAGTTTAGCAGGAAGTCCACTTGCGTGTTCAGTTTGTTGATTTCCTTCTCATGCTCTTTCACCTTCTCATGGATTTCATTGAACCGGTTCATTTGAGGGCCCAAGTTCTCCAGCAAATCTTTGTTTTGTTCCAGAAAGTTCTTCATGCCCTGCAGCTCTTCCTGTAAATAACATGGACATAAGGATCTGGTTTAAAGAATCAAAGCTGCAACTTTCAtgctatttttgtttttggccAAGTTGGCTTAAGCAACTTAAACTAAAACAagcttttgttgtttatttaatttgacgTTATATTATAAGACGTTAGTCTTACTTTGAGCTCTGTGCCTTGATCATCTTCATAGCACTGGGCCAGGAACTCAATCTTCTCCTTCAGGGCATGTTGCTCTCTGTCTAGCAGCTTTAGACTTTCATTCTTGCTGTCTTCTGTACACTCTGAAACCTGCCTACTACATCTCTTCAAAATGCTCTTGAACTGTACgacaaagaaaaacaacttAGAACAGatttccctcttttttctccttccatTCATTCTAATGTTGTGGAAccttagaaaaagaaaaatctattttCTCAAATCTACTGTAATTACCAAACCttaatatgcaaaataattGTTGCTGTGTTATGCCTTTTTATGACTGATACCTTCTGTATCTTTTCTGATATGGTTTTTAATCCAGGTGCATGTTTCTCAAGACTCTTAGCCAGCTCTAGAACACTGTTTATACTTTCAGTCATCTCCTTTTTGCTTAAACTGAAGTCAGGGGAATGCATCACCTTGTTTCTCACACTGATGACCTTTatgatgaacagaaaaaaatgttataaatggcATCTCATTTGGCTTAAAGTCTATACTTATAGTACATAACATATTTATCTGGTTTGCATATATCTACAAactaatacataaatattactatatttaaaaaaaaaatgtgtgtgtgaccggaaTAATTCAGTAATTTTACCTTGGTTAGATTCTGGCCTGATGTAAAGGATGTAAAGTACTTGCAGTGATACATTAAGTTCAGAATGGAGGAAATGTCAAACTGATCAAAACTGCGATGACTTTTTACTCCACGTATCATATAAACCTGAGGAAAATAAAGCCATATTATTCTACATAACATGAGTGATAATGGGTTTTGCTGTTAGTCCCTACAAACAATTAATAAGAGCTTCATTTTTTAACTTGCCATTTCTCTGTGATTTTCAATGTTCTATTAACAAGAAATCCAGCATAGAGGTTGTGCAGACAGAAATCGCTGGACTCGGAGGTCCAGAATGTAACGCAGCTATGCGTCAAAGCTGCTCTGATGGTGTGCTCAGGTCATGTCAGAAAATACGTATTTACAAGTTAAACACACTTAAATGACACCGTAATTACGAGTGGGATTCCTGATTAAATATGTtggtattaattaattaattaaatatgttgAAATTGGATATTTACTCATCTCAGAAGCTGATTTTATCAATAGTTATTATTTGCTAGGTCAGTTATTGAAATACAAGCAAATTGGTTAACTTTCATGGAGAGAAATTGTTATTGTCTAGAAATCGAATTAAAAaaccttgctgtatttttttggaATTAATTAACACAAGTTACACATCCATCTCGCTGTATTCAAAACGGTTTGGTTTAAACCGTTTTGAATACACATCATAATTCTGACTTCCCGACTCAGAATGACAAACTTTCCAGGAGGTCTTGAATGCACAGTGATTTACAGCAGAGAATCAGCTCACGTGACCCTCTGAAagatacattacacacacacggttaatGAGGAAGAAAATGTATGTCAGTATGCAGAACTCACCTTGGCCACTTCCCATTTGTCTGTAGGCCACAGATGTGGCTGGCAGTTATTCCAGGGAATGTCAATACCCTTATGATTATGATTGTCCAAGATCGCATTTTTCCACAGCTGACACTTATCACAAATTGGAAACTGTGGACAGCCATGATAATGTGAGCAACACGCTTTCGCTAAAGATACAAATTCGTGTATTTTCCAGTGTACGTGAATATAATGAACATTGTGTCGATATAAACTTAAACATGTAGAACAAACGGATAACACATTAGTTTAAGGAGCACATACAAGGGGGTTTATTAGGCTcgttagttattttattttaagttcaAATTAAGCACTTAGCTAAAAATCTTTTCCATCACTTATTACAGACACAAGCAAGGGCTACAAATACTTCAACCAGTCTTTTTTGGTCTCATATTCGAAGGTCAGGGTCTATTATGTTCTCTGCAAATCAGTGAGGCTCGTCCATCGTGGCAATCGGCTTATTCTTACTCATCATTCGTTCATATAACGAATCTGCGCTCCAAGGACATCATTTAATGCAGCGGTGTCCGATCTTATCCGCAAAGgtccggtgtgggtgcaggttttcgttccaaccaagcagaagccacacctgattccaacagtttaatcagttgttcttggcttttagtagacttttagtgtggcttctgcttggttggaataaaacctgcacccacacaccggccctttccggataaaaTCGGACACCGCTGGTTTAATGTGTCATGTCCTGCATTAGGTTTATACAGATTAAATAAAGGATTGAATATAAAGCTGCAATTGGTGGTTatattgaaaagaaataataattcattctgtATTAAAAACAACGTTGTGCATACAGAATGCATTATTATCATTTCTTTTCAATATAACATCCAATTACagctttatatattataatccaTCAGGGATaaacaatgacttaaaaaaaaaaacaaaaaaacaaaaaaaaaaaaaacattttaaatggcaAGTTTGATGTTTCTTAAACATTTTacaagacctttttttttttttaaaaaacaaaaaaacaaaaacatgattaaCCTCTTGTATGTGCTTCTTATAAACGAGAAGTTGAATGATGatgaactgttttattttaccttCTTTAGTTTTAGGGAGCATTTAAGGAGACTACATTTTGATTCACAAACTTGATCCTTTAACTTTCCCAGAAGAGACTTGTGATAGGTTTCGGTTTCGTTTTCCACAAACTCCTGAATGTGGCTCCTCAGTATGTACAGACTCTCAGCAGCCTGCAGCCAGTGTTTGTAATTATCGTCATTGAAGCGTTTGTAGGAATCCATTAAGCTCCAAAGTcacataaaatgtacaaataagtAAGTAATAGTAGGGAACTGAAGAACTGTCAGTGTGGCACCCGACAACTGAAGTTAACGCCTAGGGTTGCCAGGTATTCACTGAGTTTCGCTTTCCTGTTTCTTGTATAGAGATATTTTAGTACAGTTGTCAAAATAATTAGCGCGCAGGTAATGAAGCAAACGCGTTCAAAATCAGAATCGCTACAATAAGCCGAAAACACAAAGGAAAGGGTTTACAACGGAAcggaaatataaatgtaaaacgCGCTTGGTCGTTTTAACACAGATGCTAATTCAGGCGCTCTTCCCGAAGCTAGTCTGGCTGCACCAGAAATAAACAGAGGCGCGGCTTTTAGATAGTTGACGGTAATGGAAAGggccatatctatctatctgtctgtctgtctgtctgtctggagtCAGGgttctcaagttttgaagacaggcaagcgtgacatctccaaccccacccaaaaaaaaaaaaaaaaacctaaacaaaacaaaaaaacaataatgggggatttgtgtttggtaaggatcgctgaccgcaatttaaccaaatacaaagtattagtttaatttccatttattcatttgtgtgtgggggcacggtggcttagtggttagcacgttcgcctcacacctccagggttgggggttcgattcccacctccgctttctgtgtgtggagtttgcatgttctccccgtgcctctggggtttcctccgggtactccggtttcctcccccggtccaaagacatgcatggtaggttgattggcatctctggaaaaattgtccgtagtgtgtgattgcgtgagtgaatgagtgtgtgtgtgtgccctgtgatgggttggcactgcgtccagggtgtatcctgccttgatgcccaatgatgcctgagataggcacaggctccccgtgacccgaggtagttcggataaagaaaatgaatgaatgaatgaataatttgtgcgtgtgtgtgtttgtgtgagagagaaagagattatgactggtgttgtttattgtaagtgtttgttgcctttttggactcctttatcatctatctacagtatctatctatctacagtatctatctatctatctatctatctatctatctatctatctatctatctatctatctgtctgccaaTAAATATCATGAGCTGGTTTCCAATTGAGTCTCAAAGTAGAGGATGAGGAATTCATGTGAattcttgtgtttttatgtcttCTTTCGTATTTTATCAGTAGTTATGTAAACATATGGCACGTGCGAATGTTGATCTCTTTCCAGTTCATAACAATTTATTGGTTGTAACTTGCACACAGTTGCATACTACTAAAATCTATGAAAAGTACCTTAAACCATAAACCAATGTCATGTGTACTGTTGCAAAATGCATAGAATGCCCAGCTTATGAAAAACCTGAATTAATTACCTGATTGAAATTTAGTATAAGAATCAAAATAGAATTTCCATTTACAAGTATTGACCCCTGAccctatataataataataatatttgttgtttttcttctgctgTCTCTGTAGCGCAGTCATCTTTCTGCATCAGCCTTCATCAGCAGCAGTGTTTGCTCCTTGCAGCTGTTGTGCCTCCAGGAGGCAAATGCTCTGAAGTTCTGTACTGAACTCCTCTTTGAGATCCTTGTGGCTGCT encodes:
- the si:ch211-91p5.3 gene encoding uncharacterized protein si:ch211-91p5.3 isoform X1; the encoded protein is MDSYKRFNDDNYKHWLQAAESLYILRSHIQEFVENETETYHKSLLGKLKDQVCESKCSLLKCSLKLKKFPICDKCQLWKNAILDNHNHKGIDIPWNNCQPHLWPTDKWEVAKVYMIRGVKSHRSFDQFDISSILNLMYHCKYFTSFTSGQNLTKVISVRNKVMHSPDFSLSKKEMTESINSVLELAKSLEKHAPGLKTISEKIQKFKSILKRCSRQVSECTEDSKNESLKLLDREQHALKEKIEFLAQCYEDDQGTELKEELQGMKNFLEQNKDLLENLGPQMNRFNEIHEKVKEHEKEINKLNTQVDFLLNFSPDPTFTGDAYKYKNHVFEEARRRNMAEPEFMEESEASGYRGIVTVNGRTFRGLQVCQNKKNSHQEVAKIALEYMKSHPDWKEETVETLSSISSSTASSTSNTYYGIVTVDLKKQEVVSDGCDHEQEATESAYRKLACQFGLRSLDAGNTFRTAVLEHFQRCNFPTPFELPVHQEDKFFCKLQISGRFTFYDKDGSSKKKQAEQQAAKVALQNLSMILNRRSLDNAGENWKGFLKESLDALGLPQPEYNFANKKKDIGEEVEGATPNEDNSEKSATKIITKNDSLQAMNSDSVVLDLPKADTVSAVDNEETEPLDSSPPEMSGEATEVNSSAIVFFGAVTVALNNQEVVSDVCVQDEEATESAYKKLACQLGLNSLEGKRAVLEHFQRHNFPPPLECSDCKDNKFFCKLLLTGHFTFFDKDGSSKKKQAEQQAAKIALQHLSGLFDCRFETGTVKNYKGILKEQLDALHLKSPVYTCRQKVKLTAATCTTVISKKLCLQPNSQEHQVTETPAPGPLNKPNKSPNMDNSAINTLLALFHLKPPSVTVEGVSTEVVFSGRVDIKLEEFTFQNNSHYTAKKDAIRETFLLLGNALGISKTQLDKNNASMLVKEHFSKKSLTLPKEVFEENKCSLNEISYNLVYDGEGSTEAEAKQDALQKALDTLSLLFGFNSLPKCSTVEETEVQINSLLETKGQKYLIYSPQRNLYKSSVELLFKDYTIVSEQEKRKKENTNNLSRRIMGLLAVEPDSNTSSLRNRLDEWFKQKNLKQPVFENTEEAHGSKVTFSVKVSCSNPNWEESRKVAEDKLVDVLRERLSYLSN
- the si:ch211-91p5.3 gene encoding uncharacterized protein si:ch211-91p5.3 isoform X2, with amino-acid sequence MDSYKRFNDDNYKHWLQAAESLYILRSHIQEFVENETETYHKSLLGKLKDQVCESKCSLLKCSLKLKKFPICDKCQLWKNAILDNHNHKGIDIPWNNCQPHLWPTDKWEVAKVYMIRGVKSHRSFDQFDISSILNLMYHCKYFTSFTSGQNLTKVISVRNKVMHSPDFSLSKKEMTESINSVLELAKSLEKHAPGLKTISEKIQKFKSILKRCSRQVSECTEDSKNESLKLLDREQHALKEKIEFLAQCYEDDQGTELKEELQGMKNFLEQNKDLLENLGPQMNRFNEIHEKVKEHEKEINKLNTQVDFLLNFSPDPTFTGDAYKYKNHVFEEARRRNMAEPEFMEESEASGYRGIVTVNGRTFRGLQVCQNKKNSHQEVAKIALEYMKSHPDWKEETVETLSSISSSTASSTSNTYYGIVTVDLKKQEVVSDGCDHEQEATESAYRKLACQFGLRSLDGNTFRTAVLEHFQRCNFPTPFELPVHQEDKFFCKLQISGRFTFYDKDGSSKKKQAEQQAAKVALQNLSMILNRRSLDNAGENWKGFLKESLDALGLPQPEYNFANKKKDIGEEVEGATPNEDNSEKSATKIITKNDSLQAMNSDSVVLDLPKADTVSAVDNEETEPLDSSPPEMSGEATEVNSSAIVFFGAVTVALNNQEVVSDVCVQDEEATESAYKKLACQLGLNSLEGKRAVLEHFQRHNFPPPLECSDCKDNKFFCKLLLTGHFTFFDKDGSSKKKQAEQQAAKIALQHLSGLFDCRFETGTVKNYKGILKEQLDALHLKSPVYTCRQKVKLTAATCTTVISKKLCLQPNSQEHQVTETPAPGPLNKPNKSPNMDNSAINTLLALFHLKPPSVTVEGVSTEVVFSGRVDIKLEEFTFQNNSHYTAKKDAIRETFLLLGNALGISKTQLDKNNASMLVKEHFSKKSLTLPKEVFEENKCSLNEISYNLVYDGEGSTEAEAKQDALQKALDTLSLLFGFNSLPKCSTVEETEVQINSLLETKGQKYLIYSPQRNLYKSSVELLFKDYTIVSEQEKRKKENTNNLSRRIMGLLAVEPDSNTSSLRNRLDEWFKQKNLKQPVFENTEEAHGSKVTFSVKVSCSNPNWEESRKVAEDKLVDVLRERLSYLSN
- the si:ch211-91p5.3 gene encoding uncharacterized protein si:ch211-91p5.3 isoform X3 → MVYMIRGVKSHRSFDQFDISSILNLMYHCKYFTSFTSGQNLTKVISVRNKVMHSPDFSLSKKEMTESINSVLELAKSLEKHAPGLKTISEKIQKFKSILKRCSRQVSECTEDSKNESLKLLDREQHALKEKIEFLAQCYEDDQGTELKEELQGMKNFLEQNKDLLENLGPQMNRFNEIHEKVKEHEKEINKLNTQVDFLLNFSPDPTFTGDAYKYKNHVFEEARRRNMAEPEFMEESEASGYRGIVTVNGRTFRGLQVCQNKKNSHQEVAKIALEYMKSHPDWKEETVETLSSISSSTASSTSNTYYGIVTVDLKKQEVVSDGCDHEQEATESAYRKLACQFGLRSLDAGNTFRTAVLEHFQRCNFPTPFELPVHQEDKFFCKLQISGRFTFYDKDGSSKKKQAEQQAAKVALQNLSMILNRRSLDNAGENWKGFLKESLDALGLPQPEYNFANKKKDIGEEVEGATPNEDNSEKSATKIITKNDSLQAMNSDSVVLDLPKADTVSAVDNEETEPLDSSPPEMSGEATEVNSSAIVFFGAVTVALNNQEVVSDVCVQDEEATESAYKKLACQLGLNSLEGKRAVLEHFQRHNFPPPLECSDCKDNKFFCKLLLTGHFTFFDKDGSSKKKQAEQQAAKIALQHLSGLFDCRFETGTVKNYKGILKEQLDALHLKSPVYTCRQKVKLTAATCTTVISKKLCLQPNSQEHQVTETPAPGPLNKPNKSPNMDNSAINTLLALFHLKPPSVTVEGVSTEVVFSGRVDIKLEEFTFQNNSHYTAKKDAIRETFLLLGNALGISKTQLDKNNASMLVKEHFSKKSLTLPKEVFEENKCSLNEISYNLVYDGEGSTEAEAKQDALQKALDTLSLLFGFNSLPKCSTVEETEVQINSLLETKGQKYLIYSPQRNLYKSSVELLFKDYTIVSEQEKRKKENTNNLSRRIMGLLAVEPDSNTSSLRNRLDEWFKQKNLKQPVFENTEEAHGSKVTFSVKVSCSNPNWEESRKVAEDKLVDVLRERLSYLSN